A genomic region of Oryza glaberrima chromosome 1, OglaRS2, whole genome shotgun sequence contains the following coding sequences:
- the LOC127760404 gene encoding lachrymatory-factor synthase-like → MEQAGGVADQWRGEVEATLVATPAAEAWPHLASFCSIHRYMPGIDTCERVAGEDGLPGCVRYLTTFGATGEVALWAREELLELDDTARRIRYTVLDNNMGFGRYVATLQLLEIDGDGEEEACKISWGYDCEPVKGMNKERLVGILDVSVKGIAKKIEETLRAAACA, encoded by the coding sequence ATGGAACAAGCGGGAGGAGTTGCCGACCAGTGGCGAGGAGAGGTGGAGGCGACGCTTGTGGCAACACCAGCCGCCGAGGCATGGCCGCACCTGGCAAGCTTCTGCTCCATCCACCGCTACATGCCGGGGATAGACACGTGCGAGCGCGTGGCCGGCGAGGACGGCCTCCCTGGTTGCGTCCGCTACCTGACGACGTTCGGTGCCACCGGTGAGGTGGCGCtgtgggcgcgggaggagctTCTGGAGCTGGACGACACCGCGAGGCGCATCCGGTACACCGTGCTGGATAACAACATGGGGTTCGGCCGCTACGTCGCGACGCTCCAGCTCTTGGAgatcgacggcgatggcgaagaGGAAGCGTGCAAGATCTCCTGGGGGTACGACTGCGAACCCGTGAAAGGTATGAACAAGGAGCGCCTCGTCGGCATCCTCGACGTTAGCGTCAAGGGCATCGCCAAGAAGATTGAAGAGACTCTGCGTGCTGCCGCATGCGCGTGA